The proteins below are encoded in one region of Lasioglossum baleicum unplaced genomic scaffold, iyLasBale1 scaffold0023, whole genome shotgun sequence:
- the LOC143219316 gene encoding uncharacterized protein LOC143219316, giving the protein MDTIDALISQQMQLISSIQRALRNFKKLGQAKMTASVTRQRLANLKENFAKSQELDGAIVAYASESTKAAHPYFTQDQFCVGEDAFNEAADFMAEVLGSTTGESSASSKSVADLPYRPVSRLPKLQLPTFDGRLSQWEQFRDNFKSMVFNDSTLSDVDRMQYLITCLKGDASNAISRLAITEKNFRVAWEILVKRCEHKSRLVSVHLQTLFDLPKVTVDNFINLGRLRDTANIAIESLRNLGRPVEHWDDIFVFCVTTKLSESLRKEWRLTLGESRECPSYAKLDQFLGQQINALDDSKPGAVDVNKQVSRPSVNRLNLKSTTSHTVTPSNTTCPACRSNHLLYQCDQFRNQTPSERYKLVRATNRCINCFSASHAVKDCKSTRACKQCHKRHHTMLHFQTSDAPAPPSVSLLTATDNPIEQPIEAETPSHCLTSAIARPTTVILATAYVRVYSKSGNFVQARALLDQGSAISVISENLVQLLRLSKLRRSIRIQGIGNAHTYCRHAVSLTITPHSSSAPAFPTTALVLPSLTQYKPNRVNSPCHYTHLSGLNLADKDPMSSDPIELLIGADLYGSIIRDGIRKGAGNEPVAQNTALGWIISGPVATHASSTFTSIHISHGTVHETFESELSRFWEIEEIPRTSLPSPEDIQCENHFASTHFRTPEGRYVVRLPFKDKSSTSLGTSRSSALSHLLFSERRLKRNPTQAAEYTRFLQEYESLGHMEKVTQTDEQSSPPYYIPHHGVSRTDSATTRPGGV; this is encoded by the coding sequence ATGGATACCATCGACGCATTAATTTCGCAACAGATGCAACTCATCAGTTCAATCCAACGAGCTCTTCGAAATTTTAAGAAGCTCGGTCAAGCCAAAATGACCGCATCGGTAACACGCCAGCGGCTCGCAAACCTGAAGGAGAACTTCGCCAAGTCCCAGGAATTGGACGGAGCCATTGTCGCTTATGCAAGCGAGTCCACCAAAGCAGCTCATCCGTATTTCACGCAGGACCAGTTCTGCGTTGGTGAAGACGCCTTCAACGAAGCTGCAGATTTCATGGCAGAGGTACTCGGATCCACCACCGGTGAGTCATCTGCCTCCAGTAAATCGGTTGCCGATCTTCCTTACCGACCGGTGTCGCGCCTTCCGAAATTGCAGTTGCCTACGTTCGACGGACGTTTATCCCAATGGGAACAATTTCGCGATAATTTCAAATCGATGGTGTTTAACGACAGTACTCTTAGCGACGTAGATCGAATGCAGTATTTAATAACCTGTCTCAAAGGCGATGCAAGCAACGCGATCAGCCGTCTCGCAATTACTGAGAAGAACTTCCGCGTCGCGTGGGAGATACTCGTGAAACGATGCGAACACAAAAGTCGCCTCGTTTCAGTGCACCTTCAAACCCTGTTTGATCTACCAAAAGTCACAGTAGACAATTTCATAAATCTTGGCCGCCTTCGAGACACCGCGAACATAGCAATCGAGTCTCTTCGAAACCTCGGTCGTCCAGTCGAACACTGGGACGACATCTTTGTATTTTGCGTCACCACTAAATTGTCCGAATCGTTGCGAAAAGAATGGAGACTCACGCTCGGCGAGAGTCGTGAGTGCCCGTCGTATGCCAAGCTAGACCAGTTTCTCGGTCAACAAATTAACGCGCTCGACGATTCGAAGCCCGGTGCTGTTGATGTAAACAAACAGGTGTCGCGACCATCCGTTAACCGTCTAAATTTGAAGTCGACTACCTCGCACACCGTCACGCCAAGTAACACGACATGTCCGGCATGTCGGTCCAATCATTTGTTGTACCAATGCGATCAATTTCGTAATCAAACTCCATCGGAGCGATACAAGCTCGTTCGAGCGACCAACCGGTGCATTAATTGTTTTAGCGCGAGTCACGCGGTGAAAGACTGTAAAAGCACGCGCGCTTGCAAGCAATGTCACAAAAGGCATCATACGATGCTGCACTTCCAAACCAGCGACGCACCCGCGCCGCCCTCGGTCTCTCTATTGACAGCGACCGACAATCCAATCGAACAGCCAATCGAGGCAGAAACACCGTCTCACTGCTTGACAAGCGCGATAGCCCGACCCACGACCGTCATTCTTGCCACCGCGTATGTACGAGTCTACTCGAAATCGGGCAATTTTGTGCAGGCTCGAGCGCTCCTGGATCAAGGCTCGGCTATATCAGTTATTTCAGAAAACCTTGTCCAGCTGTTACGCTTATCGAAATTACGAAGATCGATTCGCATACAGGGCATCGGAAATGCCCATACCTATTGTCGTCACGCTGTCTCGCTAACAATCACTCCCCACTCCAGCAGCGCTCCTGCCTTCCCCACTACTGCGCTCGTGCTCCCATCGTTGACGCAGTATAAACCGAATCGAGTCAATTCGCCGTGTCACTATACACACCTTTCGGGACTCAATTTAGCAGACAAGGACCCCATGAGTTCAGACCCAATCGAACTATTGATCGGTGCCGATCTATACGGATCAATCATTCGCGACGGTATTCGAAAAGGCGCCGGTAATGAACCTGTTGCCCAAAACACAGCATTGGGTTGGATAATATCCGGTCCGGTTGCAACTCATGCGTCCTCCACCTTCACATCCATCCATATTTCCCACGGAACTGTACACGAAACGTTCGAGTCCGAACTAAGCAGATTCTGGGAAATCGAGGAGATCCCTCGCACCTCGCTCCCAAGTCCCGAAGACATCCAGTGCGAAAACCATTTCGCATCCACGCATTTTCGCACGCCGGAGGGCAGATACGTCGTCCGTCTTCCCTTCAAGGACAAGTCGTCCACATCGCTCGGAACATCCCGATCCTCCGCGCTGTCGCACCTGTTATTCTCTGAACGCCGTCTCAAGCGGAACCCAACCCAGGCGGCGGAATATACACGCTTTCTCCAAGAATACGAATCCCTTGGTCATATGGAGAAGGTGACACAAACCGACGAGCAATCGTCTCCACCGTACTACATTCCGCATCACGGAGTGTCCCGAACGGACAGCGCCACAACCCGTCCCGGTGGTGTTTAA
- the LOC143219317 gene encoding uncharacterized protein LOC143219317: MYRQILIDPRDRDYQRILWRTNSSNQVQEYHLSTVTYGTASAPFQAQRVLQQLVEDEGSSFPLAVPVLRHQIYVDDCIFGADNIQLARQTRDQLITLLQKGGFRLRKWASNRSTLLANLDPSDHGLACAKELRSDEYLKILGITWCPESDQFKFRLSIPSHSKSTKRGLLSLIAKLFDPLGWAVPVVITAKILIQQLWKLKCDWDDPLPVEFQTRWERYRSLLHHLESAHIPRWTGQTADTVDVQLHGFSDASSVAYAAVVYLRVVSSDGSITVSLLMAKSKVAPVKTISIPRLELTAAHLLARLLDCIQQALHKRSLPCVCWTDSTITRAWLSKPPATWKTFVANRVSEIHSLVPTGQWLHVPSEDNPADCASRGVSAPELVSHPLWWNGPQWLRLVPEFWPSQPAIAEAHILDEKRNPVPILASTTIEPWDIQTRYSTWTKLLRVTAYVIRFIEAIRHHPLTLSLTGNCPKSPRADHSLHPDEIQIAKYYWYKTIQRACFPSELSKLVAKTPVPSSSPLSKLNPYLDSSELIRIKGRLQHSNLPEPRKHPIVLRSHLLLNLIISHHHQKTLHGGPSLTLASLREELWILRARTTVRSILYRCVPCTGEAAKVPTELMGDLPSMRVNPQSRAFTHTGVDYAGPILVRLSSGRGHKTHKAYISIFICMTTKAVHLELVSDYSSQAFISAFHRFIARRGLPHSMYSDNGTTFQGADRELTKAHRDAIRQSNFLNEVATNRVAWHFLPPAAPHFGGLWEAAVRSTKHHLKRCVGAHTLTSEEMATLLCRIEACLNSRPLGAVSDVLDDYGVLTPGHFLIGAPIISHPEPSVLDFRENRLSRWQLVQRLSEGFWKSWSRDYLHTLQQRPKWRVVQQLAKRGQIVLLRNPNAPPAHWALGRISECHPGKDGLTRVVTVKTQLSEFKRPLEKLCFLPVEINAETQAVMAGGTPTCPDDPPSGAS, translated from the coding sequence ATGTATCGGCAAATATTGATTGACCCACGAGATCGCGATTATCAACGCATTTTGTGGCGTACCAATTCGTCTAATCAAGTACAAGAATACCACCTTAGTACTGTCACCTATGGCACCGCGTCAGCCCCATTCCAAGCTCAACGGGTCCTCCAACAGCTGGTTGAGGACGAAGGCTCTTCGTTCCCTCTAGCCGTCCCCGTGCTACGACACCAAATTTACGTCGATGACTGCATTTTTGGTGCCGACAATATTCAACTGGCCCGGCAAACGCGTGATCAGCTCATCACTCTCTTACAAAAGGGAGGGTTTCGTCTACGCAAGTGGGCAAGCAATCGGTCGACTCTCCTTGCAAACTTGGATCCGTCCGACCATGGACTCGCGTGCGCCAAAGAACTCCGGAGcgacgaatatttaaaaatattgggtaTTACGTGGTGCCCGGAAAGTGACCAATTCAAGTTTCGACTTTCCATTCCAAGCCACTCCAAATCCACAAAACGTGGGCTCTTGTCGCTCATAGCAAAACTGTTCGACCCGCTAGGGTGGGCAGTACCAGTAGTCATTACCGCCAAAATCCTCATTCAACAGCTTTGGAAGTTGAAATGCGATTGGGACGATCCCCTTCCAGTCGAATTTCAAACTCGGTGGGAACGATATCGCTCCCTCCTCCACCACTTAGAGTCAGCTCACATTCCGCGATGGACTGGACAAACAGCCGATACAGTTGACGTCCAGCTTCATGGCTTCTCCGACGCGTCCTCGGTCGCTTATGCTGCGGTAGTATACCTTCGCGTCGTTTCCTCCGACGGCAGTATCACCGTCTCCCTGTTGATGGCGAAGTCAAAGGTAGCTCCTGTGAAAACAATCAGCATTCCTCGTCTCGAGTTAACAGCCGCCCACCTGCTTGCACGATTACTGGATTGCATTCAGCAAGCCCTCCACAAGCGTAGCCTTCCATGCGTATGCTGGACAGACTCGACCATCACGCGAGCGTGGCTCAGCAAACCGCCGGCGACGTGGAAAACATTCGTTGCAAATCGCGTGTCCGAAATCCACTCACTGGTTCCAACTGGCCAATGGCTCCATGTCCCGTCAGAGGACAACCCTGCAGACTGCGCCTCGCGTGGCGTTTCAGCGCCGGAATTGGTTTCCCATCCTTTATGGTGGAACGGTCCGCAGTGGCTGCGACTTGTTCCTGAATTTTGGCCATCTCAACCTGCAATAGCAGAGGCACACATTCTCGACGAAAAGAGGAATCCTGTTCCAATTCTTGCATCAACCACGATCGAGCCATGGGACATCCAGACTCGATACTCAACGTGGACCAAACTCCTTCGGGTGACCGCATATGTCATCCGGTTCATTGAGGCAATTCGCCACCATCCTCTCACCTTGTCGCTCACGGGAAATTGCCCGAAGAGTCCAAGAGCAGACCACTCGTTGCATCCGGACGAGATTCAAATCGCCAagtattattggtataaaaccATTCAACGGGCATGCTTTCCCAGCGAGTTGTCCAAACTCGTCGCGAAAACGCCAGTACCGAGCTCCAGCCCGCTGTCCAAATTAAATCCTTACCTCGACTCGAGCGAGTTGATCCGAATAAAGGGCAGGTTGCAACACTCCAACCTTCCAGAACCAAGGAAACACCCTatagtcctccgttctcacctACTCCTAAACCTCATCATCTCGCACCATCACCAAAAAACATTGCATGGAGGACCTTCACTCACACTCGCTTCCCTCAGGGAAGAATTGTGGATCCTGAGAGCTCGAACGACAGTGAGGTCGATCTTGTATCGGTGCGTCCCATGCACAGGCGAAGCAGCTAAGGTTCCGACAGAACTCATGGGGGACTTGCCGAGCATGCGAGTCAACCCTCAGTCGCGAGCGTTCACCCACACCGGCGTCGATTATGCCGGACCCATACTTGTGAGACTATCGTCTGGCCGCGGTCAcaaaacgcataaagcgtacATCTCCATATTCATCTGCATGACCACGAAAGCGGTCCACCTAGAACTAGTCTCAGACTACAGCTCACAAGCGTTTATAAGCGCCTTCCACCGTTTCATCGCGCGTCGAGGTTTACCTCATAGCATGTATTCCGATAATGGAACCACATTCCAAGGCGCGGATCGCGAATTAACCAAAGCACATCGCGATGCCATCCGACAATCAAACTTCCTAAACGAAGTAGCCACTAACCGAGTAGCATGGCATTTCTTACCCCCCGCAGCGCCACATTTCGGTGGCTTGTGGGAGGCCGCGGTGCGCAGCACTAAACACCACCTAAAAAGGTGTGTCGGCGCGCATACTCTCACGTCCGAGGAAATGGCCACGCTGCTCTGTCGGATCGAGGCATGCTTAAACTCGCGACCATTAGGTGCCGTCTCCGATGTCCTTGACGATTACGGAGTGTTAACACCTGGACACTTCTTAATCGGAGCTCCTATCATCAGCCATCCTGAACCGAGCGTACTCGATTTCCGAGAAAACAGACTGTCGCGTTGGCAGCTTGTACAGCGCCTGTCCGAAGGTTTTTGGAAATCCTGGTCGCGCGACTACTTGCATACGCTGCAACAACGCCCGAAATGGCGTGTCGTGCAACAATTGGCCAAGCGAGGTCAAATCGTACTACTGCGTAATCCTAACGCGCCTCCGGCCCACTGGGCCCTCGGTCGGATCAGCGAATGTCATCCGGGCAAGGACGGACTCACCCGAGTAGTAACTGTCAAGACTCAGCTGTCCGAATTCAAAAGACCACTTGAGAAACTGTGCTTTCTCCCAGTAGAAATTAACGCAGAGACGCAAGCTGTCATGGCGGGCGGAACGCCCACTTGCCCGGATGACCCCCCTTCCGGTGCGTCTTaa